The DNA region CAGGAAAGTCTGGTTGGCGATGAACCGTGAAGGTGTGCCGGTGGCCAGGTGCACGGTAGAACGGCTCATGGGGTTACTTGGCATACAGGGTGCGGTCCGTGGCAAGGTCAAACGCACCACGATCAAAGACTCGAAGGCGGCCCGAGCGAAGGACTTGGTCCGCCGTGATTTCACACCAACGGCACCGGATCGGCTATGGGTAGATGATTTCACCTATGTTTCGACCTGGTCCGGGTGGGTCTATGTTGCCTTCGTGATCGATGCCTACTCTCGGAGGATCCTGGGCTGGTCAGCGAGTGCTTCTATGAACACCGTGCTAGTGCTCAACGCAGTTAATCAGGCAATCTGGAGTCGTGAACGGGCCGGGGCTGAGATTTCCGGGGTGATTCATCATCACGATGCCGGGGCTCAATACGCCTCCTTGGCCTTCACCGAACGCCTGGCCCAGGCCGGTATCCGCCCCTCGATCGGTTCTGTGGGTGATAGTTACGACAACGTCTTGGCGGAAACCATCAACGGGCTTTATAAGACCGAGCTGATCAAACCCGGCAAGCCCTGGCGGACTCTAGAAGAAGTCGAAATCGGCACCGCTGAATGGGCCGATTGGTACAACCACCGAAGGCTCTACCAGTACTGCGGAGACATCCCACCAGTAGAGCTAGAAAACCACTACTACAATCACTACCAGAGCACGGCAGCCGCCGACAGGCTCATCGTCTGAGAAACCCTCCGGACACACCGGAGCGATTCAGATCAGGGGCCCTTTTCGCTCCTCCTGCTGGACTTGAACCAGCAACCCTTCGATTAACAGTCGAATGCTCTGCCAATTGAGCTAAGGAGGAATGAAGCGATTACTACTCTAACAAAGGATTTCGGCTCTGTGAAATCGAGAACCGGAAGCACGGAATCTACTCTTCGCGAAGCACTCTGCGTTGCACTTCGAGCTGCATCAATTCACGTTGCAATTGCTGATATCCGGCCGGATCCAACGCCGGATCCATCCGCTGCAAAGCCCCAAGTTTTTCCGCTTTGGCCCGCGTCAACTGCATCTCGAGCAGACTGCGTAACATGGAGCGGCAATAGTTGAGTAAGCCTTCGTCGTTCGACGCGGGTAACGGAGTCATCGAGAGTTCAGAAACCAAAGGACGTAGAGGCTCTGGCGCTTCCTCAGTTATTTTTTGCAGCCAGGCGCCAGTATCCGTGGACGGACGCCCTGCCGCGTGCAGGGCCTCATGGACTGCCCGATACGCCGGTACCACAAACTGAATCTCGTTGAAGTTTAGCCAATCAGCTTCACTGAGTAGCGCTGGCTGCTGCAAGACAACTTCCAGTCCTTGCCGCTCCATCCTCGCCGCTGGATCACGTGGATCGGTCCGGTTGAAGGCCAGTGGCTGGGCCGGGTTAGGCGCTGCGGTTGACTCAGTTTGACCTGGCTGCGCTTGTAACGCCTTTTGCTGCGACCGGGTGTGGTTCTTGGCCGCCGTCGTTACCGCTCTGAGCACTTCATTCGGATCCGCTATGCCTAGCCAGCCTGCGAGCTCCTGGCTGTACCCCACTCGAGTAGAACCATCTCGGATCTCCGCCACCACCGGAGCCGCTGCACGAAGCCCTTGCACTCGACCCTCAACGGCGCTCAGGTCAAAATGTGACAGCGCCGAGCGAATGGCGAATTCGAAGAGCGGCCGTCGTGAGGCGATGAGCGCCTGAACGGCTTCCGAGCCACCGGACTGACGAAGATCACAAGGATCCTGACCGCTCGGTTCGACGGCGACGTACGTCTGGGCAACAAATCTCTGATCCAGACTGAACGCCTTGAGCGCAGCATTTTGGCCTGCCGCGTCACCATCAAAAGTGAAGATTACTTCGCCACCGGTACCGTCGTCAGAAAGCAATCTGCGCGCAACTTTGATGTGGTCCTCACCGAACGCCGTACCGCAAGTAGCTACCGCGGTACCAACGCCAGATAAATGACAGGCCATGACATCCGTGTAGCCCTCAACCACTACCAATTGGCGGCCTTTGGAGATAGCTTTCTTTGCTAAGTCAATGCCGTACAGCACATGCGATTTCTTATACAGGATTGTTTCTGGCGTATTGAGATACTTTGGGCCTTGGTCTTCTTCGAACAACTTGCGAGCGCCAAACC from Renibacterium salmoninarum ATCC 33209 includes:
- the dnaG gene encoding DNA primase, translated to MAGLIKQEDIEELRARTDIKEVVEGYVTLKSAGVGSWKGLCPFHDERSPSFNVRPQVGRYHCFGCGEGGDVISFVQKVDHLSFSETVEKLAARIGFELHYEDGGSGPRREETGRRQRLLDAHKVAAEFFRDQLLTPGAAAGRQFLSGRGFDRAAAEQFGVGFAPQGWDGLLKHLRGQGYSDEELRLTGMFSTGSSGDRLFDRFRGRLIWPIRDIAGETIGFGARKLFEEDQGPKYLNTPETILYKKSHVLYGIDLAKKAISKGRQLVVVEGYTDVMACHLSGVGTAVATCGTAFGEDHIKVARRLLSDDGTGGEVIFTFDGDAAGQNAALKAFSLDQRFVAQTYVAVEPSGQDPCDLRQSGGSEAVQALIASRRPLFEFAIRSALSHFDLSAVEGRVQGLRAAAPVVAEIRDGSTRVGYSQELAGWLGIADPNEVLRAVTTAAKNHTRSQQKALQAQPGQTESTAAPNPAQPLAFNRTDPRDPAARMERQGLEVVLQQPALLSEADWLNFNEIQFVVPAYRAVHEALHAAGRPSTDTGAWLQKITEEAPEPLRPLVSELSMTPLPASNDEGLLNYCRSMLRSLLEMQLTRAKAEKLGALQRMDPALDPAGYQQLQRELMQLEVQRRVLREE